The genomic window GCCCGCCCACCGACCGGTCCGGTCCGGTCCGGCGGCGTCTGGCGCCCGCCGGCCCGGCCCGGCCCGGCGAGCAGAATCGCGACAGGGGAGTTCCGTGCCGGAGAGCACATCGTGACACGCCACCACCCCGGATTCGGGCGCAGAACGGCGCTCGCCGTACCAGTCCTCGTTTCGCTGCTGCTCTCCGCCGGCTCGGGAGGCGTAGCGGCCGCGGCCCCGGGAGCGGCCCCGGGAGCGGCTGACCCGAAACGGCCGGCGTTCTCCCTCTCGGTGAGCCCGACCAGAATGATCGTCGCCCCGGAGGACACCGACCAGGACCAGAAGTTCGTGGTGACCAACAGCGGTACGGAACCGCTCGAGCTCGAGGTGAAAAGAGCGGGCTTCACCGCCAACCGGGACGGCGCGCTGACCCTGGTCAAGGAGAAGACCGAGTTCTCGGCGGTCGACTGGCTCACGGTGAGCCCGGTACGGTTCCAGCTCGCCCCGGGCGCCCGCCAGACGGTGCTGAGCCACATCGCCATGCCGACCCACCCGGAACCGGGCGATCATCACGTCGCGCTCCTCTTCACGGTGCCCGCGGCCAAGGACGGGTCGGGGGTCCGGCTCAACCGGGGCATCGCCGCGCCGCTGTACATCACCGCGCCCGGCCGCATCGACGACAGCGTCCGGGCGATTGGCCTGCACACGCCGTCCTTCGCGCTGCGCGGCCCGATCGACCTCACCGCCGCGTTCACCTCCACCGGCACGGTGCACCGTGACTTCCGCGGCCCCGGTGGTGTCCTCAAGGCCCACGTGGACGGCCGGGAGGTCGCCTTCCCCGACTTCACCGTCGGCCGCGGCGCCGACCGGGAGGTGACCGCACGGTGGGCGGACCCGCCCCTCATGTGCCTGTGCCGGGTAACGGTCACCGTCCCCGGCGCCGCGGGGAAGCCGCAGGAGATGACCGCGACGATCCTCGTGTTCCCGGTGCACCTGGCGGTGGCCGCGCTCGCCGCGCTCGCCGCGCTCGCCGGGCTCGGCCTCCTCGTCCGGCGCCGCTACCGGGCCCGGGTGC from Parafrankia discariae includes these protein-coding regions:
- a CDS encoding fimbrial biogenesis chaperone, whose translation is MTRHHPGFGRRTALAVPVLVSLLLSAGSGGVAAAAPGAAPGAADPKRPAFSLSVSPTRMIVAPEDTDQDQKFVVTNSGTEPLELEVKRAGFTANRDGALTLVKEKTEFSAVDWLTVSPVRFQLAPGARQTVLSHIAMPTHPEPGDHHVALLFTVPAAKDGSGVRLNRGIAAPLYITAPGRIDDSVRAIGLHTPSFALRGPIDLTAAFTSTGTVHRDFRGPGGVLKAHVDGREVAFPDFTVGRGADREVTARWADPPLMCLCRVTVTVPGAAGKPQEMTATILVFPVHLAVAALAALAALAGLGLLVRRRYRARVRAAARALREREDALAGAVPRPRSGAHDADTGTDIGSGVNVGSPPAAREDS